The proteins below come from a single Thermopolyspora flexuosa genomic window:
- a CDS encoding DUF3618 domain-containing protein — translation MADSDPAALEREIERTRAELARTIDAIADRVSPRRVAERSVARVKANAEQLLTTVGELITGDAYRPVDGAEDERRQPPPDLAPVLIGVGVVLALGATVVLLRRRRRRR, via the coding sequence ATGGCGGACTCCGATCCCGCGGCACTGGAGCGGGAGATCGAGCGCACGCGGGCCGAGCTCGCCCGCACGATCGACGCGATCGCGGACCGGGTGAGCCCGCGGCGGGTCGCGGAGCGGAGCGTCGCCCGGGTGAAGGCGAACGCCGAGCAGCTGCTGACCACCGTGGGGGAGCTGATCACCGGCGACGCCTACCGGCCGGTGGACGGCGCCGAGGACGAGCGGCGGCAGCCGCCGCCGGACCTCGCCCCGGTGCTCATCGGCGTCGGCGTGGTGCTCGCGCTCGGCGCGACCGTCGTCCTGCTGCGCCGCCGCCGTCGCCGCCGCTGA
- the bcp gene encoding thioredoxin-dependent thiol peroxidase, producing the protein MTDIRLAPGDAAPDFTLPDAQGGEVSLRSFRGKRVILYFYPAAMTPGCTKQACDFRDSLTELTDAGYVVLGVSKDKPERLAKFAERDKLTFPLLSDPDLTVHKAYGAYGTKTMYGKTTVGVLRSTFVIGPDGTVERALYNVKATGHVARLKKELGLAG; encoded by the coding sequence GTGACCGACATCAGGCTCGCGCCCGGCGATGCGGCGCCGGACTTCACCCTTCCCGACGCTCAGGGCGGCGAGGTATCCCTGCGGTCGTTTCGCGGCAAGCGGGTCATCCTCTACTTCTACCCCGCCGCGATGACGCCCGGCTGCACCAAGCAGGCGTGCGACTTCCGCGACAGCCTCACCGAGCTCACCGACGCCGGGTACGTCGTGCTCGGCGTGTCGAAGGACAAGCCGGAGCGGCTGGCGAAGTTCGCCGAGCGTGACAAGCTCACCTTCCCGCTGCTGTCCGACCCGGACCTGACCGTGCACAAGGCCTACGGCGCCTACGGCACCAAGACCATGTACGGCAAGACCACGGTGGGCGTGCTGCGCTCCACCTTCGTCATCGGCCCGGACGGCACCGTCGAGCGGGCGTTGTACAACGTGAAGGCGACCGGTCACGTCGCACGGCTGAAGAAGGAACTCGGCCTCGCCGGGTAG